In Equus przewalskii isolate Varuska chromosome 6, EquPr2, whole genome shotgun sequence, one DNA window encodes the following:
- the KCNJ5 gene encoding G protein-activated inward rectifier potassium channel 4 produces the protein MAGDSRNAMNQDMEIGVTPRDPKKIPKQARDYIPIATDRTRLLAEGKKPRQRYMEKSGKCNVHHGNVQETYRYLSDLFTTLVDLKWRFNLLVFTMVYTITWLFFGFIWWLIAYIRGDLDHVGDQEWIPCVENLSGFVSAFLFSIETETTIGYGFRVITEKCPEGIILLLVQAILGSIVNAFMVGCMFVKISQPKKRAETLMFSNNAVISMRDEKLCLMFRVGDLRNSHIVEASIRAKLIKSRQTKEGEFIPLNQTDINVGFDTGDDRLFLVSPLIISHEINEKSPFWEMSRAQLDQEEFEVVVILEGMVEATGMTCQARSSYMDTEVLWGHRFTPVLTLEKGFYEVDYNTFHDTYETYTPSCCAKELAEMKREGRLLQYLPSSPLPGGCAKAELAAEAEQDGEDESEGLSGSREIRGSV, from the exons ATGGCTGGCGATTCTAGGAATGCTATGAACCAGGATATGGAGATTGGAGTCACTCCCAGGGACCCGAAGAAGATTCCCAAACAGGCCCGCGATTACATCCCCATTGCCACAGACCGCACTCGCCTGCTGGCAGAAGGCAAGAAGCCCCGCCAGCGCTACATGGAGAAGAGTGGCAAGTGCAATGTCCACCATGGCAACGTCCAAGAGACCTATCGGTACCTGAGTGACCTCTTCACCACCCTGGTGGACCTCAAGTGGCGCTTCAACCTGCTTGTCTTCACTATGGTCTACACCATCACTTGGCTGTTCTTTGGTTTCATTTGGTGGCTCATTGCTTATATCCGGGGCGATCTGGACCATGTTGGTGATCAGGAGTGGATTCCTTGTGTTGAAAACCTTAGTGGCTTTGTGTCTGCCTTCCTGTTCTCCATTGAGACTGAAACTACCATCGGGTATGGCTTTCGAGTGATCACAGAGAAGTGTCCCGAGGGCATCATACTCCTCTTGGTCCAGGCCATCCTCGGCTCCATTGTCAATGCCTTCATGGTGGGGTGCATGTTTGTCAAGATCAGTCAGCCAAAGAAGAGAGCGGAGACCCTCATGTTTTCCAACAACGCGGTCATCTCCATGCGGGATGAGAAGCTCTGCCTCATGTTCCGGGTGGGTGACCTTCGCAATTCCCACATTGTGGAGGCCTCTATCCGCGCCAAGCTCATCAAGTCCCGGCAGACCAAAGAAGGGGAGTTCATCCCCCTGAACCAGACTGACATTAATGTGGGTTTCGACACTGGAGATGATCGTCTCTTCCTGGTATCGCCACTCATCATCTCCCACGAGATCAACGAGAAGAGCCCCTTCTGGGAGATGTCTCGGGCCCAGTTGGACCAGGAGGAGTTTGAAGTCGTGGTCATTCTAGAAGGGATGGTGGAGGCAACAG gcatgacttgccaagcacgGAGCTCCTACATGGACACAGAGGTGCTCTGGGGCCACCGGTTCACGCCCGTCCTCACCTTGGAAAAGGGCTTCTATGAGGTGGACTACAACACCTTTCATGACACCTACGAGACCTACACGCCCAGCTGCTGTGCCAAGGAGCTGGCAGAAATGAAGCGGGAAGGCCGGCTCCTCCAGtacctccccagctccccactgcCAGGGGGCTGTGCTAAAGCAGAGCTGGCTGCAGAGGCTGAGCAGGATGGAGAAGATGAGTCAGAGGGGCTGAGTGGGTCCCGGGAGATCAGGGGCTCCGTGTGA